The following are from one region of the Colius striatus isolate bColStr4 chromosome Z, bColStr4.1.hap1, whole genome shotgun sequence genome:
- the LOC104562516 gene encoding purpurin, with product MKYTQYVLLASIFSTVEYSLAQTCAVESFSVKDNFDPKRYAGKWYALAKKDPEGLFLQDNISAEYTVEEDGTMTASSKGRVKLFGFWVICADMAAQYTVPDPTTPAKMYMTYQGLASYLSSGGDNYWVIDTDYDNYAITYACRSLKEDGSCDDGYSLIFSRNPRGLPPVIQRIVRQKQEEICMSGQFQPVLQSGFI from the exons ATGAAATACACACAGTATGTTCTCCTGGCCTCGATCTTCTCCACTGTTGAATATAGCCTAGCCCAGACCTGTGCAGTGGAATCTTTCTCTGTGAAAGACAATTTTGATCCAAAAAGG TATGCCGGGAAATGGTATGCCCTGGCCAAGAAGGATCCAGAAGGCCTCTTCCTTCAGGACAACATCTCTGCTGAATACACTGTGGAGGAAGATGGCACAATGACAGCTTCTTCCAAAGGCCGAGTGAAGCTTTTTGG GTTCTGGGTGATCTGTGCCGACATGGCTGCTCAGTATACAGTACCTGACCCAACCACTCCAGCAAAAATGTACATGACCTATCAAGGCCTGGCCAGCTACCTCTCCAGCGGTG GGGACAACTACTGGGTGATTGACACTGATTATGATAACTATGCCATTACCTATGCCTGCCGCAGTCTAAAGGAGGATGGCTCCTGTGATGATGGCTACTCCCTGATCTTCTCGCGCAACCCTCGTGGCCTGCCCCCTGTCATTCAGCGCATTGTGCGCCAGAAGCAGGAAGAGATCTGCATGTCTGGCCAGTTCCAGCCCGTGCTTCAGTCAG GTTTCATATGA